Sequence from the Gemmatimonadales bacterium genome:
ACGGTGGCGATCATGCCGTTCGACAACCTGACCACGGAGCCGGCACTGACCCAGCAGGTGAACGAGGCGGTCAAGACGGCCATGGAGGGGCGCCTGGGTCTGCGGGCCGCCGGGGAGAACACGGCGGATGCGATCGTACGGGGCTCGATCACCCGGTACGAACCGGATCTCCCCGTGGCCTACACCGGGACCGGCGCCACGAACAGCGCGGGGAACCAGAACGTCGTGGTGACACAGCGGGCCCTGCAGATGACGGTCAGCATTGAGATCTATGACCAGAAGGCCGCGAAGTCGATTTGGAAGCGCAACGGGCTGATCGTCGAAGGCAACTACGCTCCGGGGAATGAACAGGAAGGCAGGACGCGCGCCTTGGACAAACTGGTGACGGACATCGTGGATGGGGCACAGTCACAATGGTGACCGGCCGGTCGAACCGGCGCGGCTCAAGCTCGACGGGCTGCCTGCTGACGCTGCTCCTCTTCTCCGTGGTGGCCTACTACGGCATCAACATCGGGGAAATCTACTGGCGGTATTACCAGTACCAGGACGAGATGCGCTCGCAGGCGCGGCTCGCGCCGAGCCTGACCGATGGCGTGATCCGCCGCCGCTTGCTGCTGACCGTGGACCGGCTCGGTCTGCCGTCCGAAGCGCAGCGAATCAAGATCAAGCGCACCGCGCGTCCCCGGCAGATCACCATCGAGAGCGCCTACGACGAAGAGGTGCGCCTGCCGCTCTTCAATCACACCTTTCACTTCCAGCCGCGCGCTGTCGAGGGGCTCTGATATCATAATGCTTCCAGGAATTGGGACCGTCGCTCCCGCGCTGGCCGCACTGGCCGCCGCTGGCGGCGAGGGCGGACATGACATCGCAGGATTCCTGCTCACGCTCGCCGCCATCCTCGTCGCCGCCAAGCTCTTCGGCGAGATCGCCGAACGCGTCGGGCAGCCCGCCGTCCTGGGCGAGCTGCTCGCAGGTGTCCTCCTCGGCTCGAGCGCGCTGGGCCTCATTCCCGCCTCCGGGCCGTCGGCCGAGATCATCACGATCCTCGCGGAACTCGGCGTGCTGGTCCTGCTGCTTGAAATCGGCCTCGAGACCGATCTGCGTGAAATGCGGAAGGTCGGCGGATCGGCGATCTCGGTCGCGGCGGTGGGCGTCGTGCTTCCGTTCCTGGCCGGCTACCTCTTCTGGTCCCACGTCCCCCACGGGATGGGCGACCCAACCACCCTTTCCACCGCGGCCGTCTTCATCGGCGCGGCGCTGACCGCCACTTCCGTCGGCATCACCGCGCGTGTCCTCTCCGATCTCGCGAATCTCGGCTCGATCGAGGGGCGCATCATCATCGGCGCCGCGGTCATCGACGACGTCCTGGGCCTCGTGATCCTGACCGTCGTGTCGGGGATCGCCGCGGGGGGGGCGCTCTCGCCGTTCAGCGTGGCCCGCATCCTGGCGGTCGCGATCGGGTTCCTGGTTGTCGCGATCGCCATCGGCGGATGGGTGGCCCCCCGCATCTTCCGCTCCATTGCCAACATGAAGGTGTCCTACGCCGTCCCGGTCATCGCGCTTGCGCTCGCGTTCGGGCTGGCGGCGGTGGCCGACATGGCTGGTTCCGCGTTGATCATGGGCGCGTTCGCCGCCGGGATCATTCTCGCGCGTACGGAGCAGTATCATGCGATCGAGGACCGGGTCCGCCCGGTTGGCGCCCTGCTGACCCCGATCTTCTTTGTGTCCGTCGGGAGCTCGCTCGACATCAACCTGCTCAATCCCCTTCGCCCTGGCGGCGGGTTTCTCCTGCTCGTGGCGGTTGGGCTGACGGTGCTCGCGATCCTCGGAAAGGTCGCGGCAGGGTATGCCGCGCCCTGGTCGAAGTTCCGCCGGCTCGCCGTGGGCGTCGGCATGGTGCCGCGCGGTGAGGTCGGACTCATCTTCGCCGACGTCGGCCGCCGATCGGGCCTCCTCACTGACGACGTGTTCAGCGTCGTGCTCCTGATGGTCATGGGCACCACCTTCGTGGCCCCGCCGCTCCTCAAGATCCTCTTCCGCGGGCAGTCCGCCGACGTCGGCGCGGAGCACGTGCTCTGAATACCGACCGCAAGGTCCGCACGCTGGCGGAAGCGCGGGAATGGCGTCGCGCCGAAATGGGCAATGTGGTCTTCACCAACGGGGTGTTCGACATTCTCCACCCCGGTCACCTCGCCTTGCTCGAGCGCGCCCGTACCGAGGGCGGCGCCCTGGTCGTCGGTGTCAATTCCGACGCGTCGGTCCGCCGCCTCGGCAAGTCTCCCGACCGGCCGCTCGTGCCCGAGGAGGCCCGCGCACGACTGCTGGCCGGCTTTGCGGCCGTCGATTGCGTCGTCCTCTTCGACGAGGACACTCCGCTCGAGCTGATCCGCGCGCTGGAACCCGATGTCCTGGTCAAGGGCGCGGACTACACCCGCGAGCAAATCGTGGGTGCGGACCTGGTGGAAGCGCGCGGCGGTCGGGTCGTTCGCGTGGAGCTCGTGCCCGGTCAATCAACCACCCGCCTCGTGGAGCGCCTGCGTGCCTCGCCCTGACGGTCGAAAGAACGACGAACTCCGCCCGCTCGTACTCGAGCGCGGCGCCAATCCCTATGCCGAGGGCTCCTGCCTGGTCCGGGCCGGCGGCACGCTGGTGCACTGCACCGCGAGCGTCGAGCAGGGCGTCCCCTCCTGGCGTCGCGGGTCGGGGCAGGGCTGGGTCACGGCCGAGTACGCCATGCTCCCCCGCGCCACCAGTGAGCGGACGTCGCGGGAGCGGAACGGTCCCGGCGGGAGGACGCAGGAAATCCAGCGGCTGATCGGGCGCTCGCTCCGCGCGGCGATGGGGACGATGGCCTTCGGCGAGTACACCATCAGGATTGACTGTGACGTGCTCCAGGCCGACGGCGGCACCCGCACCGCCAGCATCACGGGCGCCTGCGTGGCGCTGGCCGACGCGACCGCCTGGCTCTCGAAGACGACCGGGGTGCCCGATCCCTTCGGCTGCCTGGTGGCGGCGGTGTCGGTGGGAGTGGTCGAGGGGGAGATCCGGCTGGACCTGGCCTACCTCGAAGACAAGGATGCCGGGGTCGACGCCAACTTCGTGATGCTCGAGCCGGACAAGTTCGTGGAGGTGCAGGGCACCGGCGAGGCCGGGACCTTCAGCCGGGCGGAACTCGACGGCCTGCTGGCCTATGGTGAGCAGGGCATTGCCCGGCTCTTCGCGCTGCAGCGGAAGGCGCTCGGCTGGTGAAGCTGCTGGTGGCTACCCGGAGCGCCGGCAAGCAGCGCGAGGTGAAGCGGCTGCTGGCCACATCCGGCCTGGATCTCGTTTTTCCCGAAGACCTCAACCTCTTCGAAGACCCCTCCGAAGATCTCCTCGAACAGGCGGACAGTTTCCGCGCCAACGCCCTCGCCAAGGCGGAGCATTTCGCCAAGCGGTCCCAGCTGCCGACAGTGGCGGACGACTCCGGGCTTGAGGTGTTTTACCTCGGCGGCGCGCCGGGCACCCGCTCCAAGCGGTGGGCTGCGGCGACGGGGACGGCGGATGAAGTCGACGCGGCCAACAATGCCGAACTGATGCGGCGACTGGCGGGGGCGCCGGAGCTGAAACGCATGGCGCGGTATCGGTGTGCGCTGGTGTTGATCCGGAAGCCGGGGGCGATGCCTGAGATCTTCGAGGCTGAGTGCGCCGGACGCATCCTGGAGGCGCCGGCCGGGACCGCCGGGTTCGGATATGATCCTTATTTCTTTTCCACGGATCTCGGCAAGAGCTTTGGCGAAGCAACCGACGACGAAAAGGATGCCGTCAGCCATCGGGGGCGTGCGTTCCGGGCGATGGTGGCGGCGCTGAAGGAAGACAGTTGATGACACGAGCCGTGCGTGGCGTGGTGCTGGCAGCCGTACTCGGCGCCTGCGCCCCGGCCGACAAGCCGATGGAGTTTCCCGCCCTGCAGGACTTCGCCTCGCGCTACACCGCCGCCTGGGGCAGCCAGGACGCCGCCAGCGTGGCGGCCTTCTACGCCAAGGACGGCACCCTGACGATCAATGACGGCCCCCCCGCGGTCGGTCGGCAGGCGATCATGACCGCGGCGCAGGGATTCATGTCGGCGCTGCCGGACATGGCGCTCTTCATGGATTCGATCAAGATCGTCGGGACAGGTGCGGAGTATTTCTGGACGCTGACCGGCACCAACACCGGCCCCGGCGGGACGGGCAACGCCGTCTGGGTGAGTGGGTATGAAGAATGGACCTTCACGCGCGACGGGTTGATCGCACAATCGCTCGGTCATTTCCCGGCGTCTGAATACGAGAAGCAGCTGCGGGGCGAAGCGCCTGACGGCGGGTCGGGCGCATCCGCGACGCCGTAGGCCGATTACGGTGCCCTCACGACTCGGCGCAGGCGATCGCCGCCTGCAGCAGGGCCGGCGTCGTCCGGAAGTGGGAATTTGCGTGGCTCGAACCGCCCTGGTTGACGCTGACCGCCGCGACCACTCCGGTGGCAGGGTCGTAGAGTACCAGCGCGGTGGCGTTGCCGGTGGCGCCACTGTGGCCATAGAGCGTCCGCCCGAGGTAGTTATACCGCCGGATGCCGAGTCCCCTGCCGAGTCTGGCCTGCGATCCCTCCATCGTCCGGGACAATCCTCAGCATCTCCGCCCGCGTGCCTGGGGCGAGCAGCGTGCCGGCAAAGGTGCGCTGCGCGAAGTCCGCGATGTCGCCGGCCGAGGCCTGGACTTCGATGCGGGAACTGAACAGGGCCGGACCGAAGTAGAGTGCGCTGAAGTCGTACAGCACGCCGGCCGCGTTCGATGCCCACTGCGTGGCGAGGGGACCAGGGGCGGGGCCGTCGCCTGCCACCCAGCTCTGCGTGTGTCCGGGCCAGAGCTCGCGCTGCATGAATGTGCCAACCGACACGCCGGATTCACGAGCCACGATGATGCCAAGCAGGAGCCGATTGGTGTTCGAGGCGTTCCAGCCCGTGCCCGGCGCGAAGAGGGGTGGCCCGATGAACGCCAGCAGTTCATCCGGCTGCCAGTATCGGTCGGGGTCCGCCAGGATGGTGGCGCTGTAGTTGGGTGCCGCGGAGTAGTCGGCGAGCCCGCTGGTCTGCTGCATCACCAGCCGGAGAGGAATCGAGGGGTTCACGTTGGACGCGTTCGGGAACCAGCGGCCGAGCGTGTCGTCAAGCGCGATCACGCCCTGGTCCACCAGCCGCAACGCGGCCACCACGGTGTACATCTTGGAGATACTGCCGGTTCCGATCATGAGGTCGGATCGCATGGGATCCTGCACCCCGTTCCTGCCGTAGACCCCGTGCCAGGCGTGCCGGCCTGGGATCAGCACCGCGGCCTGGGAGCCATGTACGCCATTGCGGGCGGAGCTGTCCCGCAGGATCGCATCGAACGCCGCATCGGCGGCCGGGCAGGCATCGGGCCCGGCGCTCGCGGAGGAACAGTGCAGGAGCAGCACGGCGAGCCCGAGCGAGACGACACGACGACTCATGAGATGTCTCCGCGGTGTGAGGTAGCCCCGGGGACGGGACTTGAGTGGTAGGACGACGCAGGAGTCCCGGGCCACACGGCCCGGTGAACAGCCGAGTTGCCCGGTGTTCCGTCCACCCGTAGCTTCACTCACCTGTCCAAACTCTCACGCCCGGCACACAGGAACGACGCATGCGACGTCTCGGTGCACTTGCTCTCCTGATCATCATCGCGGTCACGACCGTTGCGGCCACCCATGCGTCCCGGGTCCTGGATAACGGCCTTGCGCGCACCCCGCCGATGGGGTGGAACAGCTGGAACAAGTTCGGCTGCAACGTGAGCGACTCGCTCATCCGCGGGGTGGCCGATGCGATGAGCTCCAATGGCATGCGTGAGGCGGGGTATCAGTACGTCACCATCGATGACTGCTGGCAGGTGGCGCGCGCCGCCGATGGAACCATTCTGGCCGACTCCGTCAGGTTCCCGCATGGCATGAAGTCGCTGGCCGACTATGTGCACGCGAAGGGGCTCAAGTTCGGCATCTACACCGACGCCGGCCGCCAAACCTGCGAGGGACGACCCGGCAGCTATGGGTACGAGGCGATCGACGCGAAGACGTACGCATCATGGGGTGTGGACTACGTGAAGGTGGACTGGTGCAACAGCGAAGGGCTCGACGCGCCGACGCAATACGCCATCTTCGGCAGGGCGCTGGCGGCCTCCGGGCGGAAGATCGTCTACAGCATCTGCGAGTGGGGAAGCAACCGACCCTGGGAGTGGGCGCCACCCATCGGCAACCTCTGGCGCACCACCGGCGACATCAGCGACCGGTGGGGCAGTGTGCTCTCGATCGTCGATCTCTCCTCCCAGTACTGGCATGTGGCACGGCCCGGCGCGTGGAACGATCCCGACATGCTCGAAGTGGGCAACGGCGGGATGACCACGACGGAGTATCGGGCCCATTTCAGCCTCTGGGCCATGATGGCGGCGCCACTCATCGCCGGGAACGACGTTCGCACCATGTCGGATTCCACCCGGGAAGCTGCTGCCACTCGCGATATCCTCCTCAATCGGGAGGTCATTGCGGTCGATCAGGATCCGCTGGGGGTGCAGGGCACCATCGTGCAGGCGTGGCCCAGCGAGCTGCAGGTCTGGGTCAAGCCGCTGGCTGACGGATCGCGGGCGGTGCTCCTCTTCAATCGCGCGTCGGTGCCGTCGGCCATCACCGCGTACTGGAGTCGGGTCGGCATCAAGACCAAGGCGGCGCGAGTCCGGGATCTCTGGGCGCACACCGACTCGGCATCCGTCGAGTCCCGGTACACCGCCACGGTTCCCTCGCACGGAGTGGTGATGTTGCGGGTGTGGCCGGTGGGGGAATAGATGCAATCCACCGCTCGACAGGTGCTCACCTCCGCCCTCTGCCTCACCCTGTTGGGCTGCTCGGGCTCAGACGGCACGGGGCCCGCCACGCCTGAAGGACCGCAGATCCTGGCGCTCGGCCCGAACCAGACCTACCCAGGTACACCCGGCATGACGCTGGCGGTCCACGGCAGCCGATTCTCCCCGAACTCCGTCGTCGAATGGAACGGATCTCCGCGAGCCACAACGTTCGGTGATGGAGCTCACCTGAGCGCATTCATTCCAGCGGGTGACCTGACCTCGCCCGACACCGCGTTCGTGCGGGTGCGCGATGGGGAGGACCTCTCCGCGGCCGCGCGGTTCGTTATCTCCCCGACTGCCGACTGGCTGTCCATCGGCGATCGGTTCCCCTTGCCGGACGCCGAAGCCAACATCGGGGACCTCCTGACGGCCACCTTTACCGACGCGCTCGACCCCGTCAGCCTGACCGATTCCAGCGTGACGCTCTCCGATGGCGGTGTGCCGGTGCCGAGTACACGCGTCTATGACGCTGCCACGCGTACCGTCACCGTCTCCGCCACCCTCCAGCCGCTCCATTCCTACGTCCTCACGTTCGGGACGGACATTCGAAGCGAGCATCTCGGGGCGCTCCCGGCTCCCATCTCGTGGGGCTTCACGCTGCCTCGGGCGCGGGTGGTCACCTTGAGCGCCAGCGGTGTGCGGCCCGCCATCGCGGTCACGACCGATGGGAAGCCACACGTGGCATTCCGGAACGACGACGGCCCCGGCGGCTATACCCTGCAACTGGACGACTGCACGGCAGATTGCACGTCGGAGGGCGGGTGGACCGGGCGGGCGCTGGACGTGGGCGGGGACTATGCGAACCTGGTGGCCGGGTCTGGGAACACCCTGCATATCGGCTATCAGGGGTTTGGTGTTGATTATGCGAACACGCTCGGGGGGCACACGGTGGTGGATACGACCGGGTGGCTCGGATGGACATCGATCGGGATCGCGCCCGGGGGCCGGCTTCACATGGCGTACTACGCGAGCACCAAGCTTCGTCACGCGACATGCCAGGGGAGCTGCCTGACGCCGGGCAGCTGGATCGTGGACACGGTCGACACGACCGGGGACACGGGTGCGTACACCACGACCACCGTCGATGCCGCGGGAACGGTCCACATCGCGTACCTCCGGAACGACACGGGTGATCTCCGCTATGCGACCTGCCCCGCGGAGTGCACCGCGGGTGGCTGGTCCACCGCCACGGTCGCCTCCGACGGCAACGTCGGTTACGGCGCCTCGATCAAGGTGAGCGGCGGCACCGCACATCTCACCTACATCGATGCCACGCTTGGTGCGGTCCGCTACGCGACCTGCAGCTCGAACTGCCTGGATTCCGCCAGTTGGTCCCTGACGACGGTCGCCGGGGTCTCTGCCGGGCAGCTGGGCAGCATCCCGTACGACACCTACCTGGAGACAAGCCTGGCGCTCCTGCCCGGGGGCGGGCTGGCGGTGGCCTACTTCGACGTGGTCGACCTGGCTGTCCGGGTCGCGAGCTGCGCGACCGGATGTGACCAGACGTCGAACTGGCAGTCTGTGCTTGTGTCCCGTAGGGGGCCTGCATGGCCACCGGCCTACGCCCTGGGACTCGCGGTCGCGCCCAACGGCAGGACCTCTGTCGTCTGGCAGGGGGCCCACGAGACGATCTTCTACATCGAGTACTAGAACACTTCCTGCATGGCGGCCGAGGTCGCCGATTGGATCCGATTGATGCTGCCAACCCTCCTGCTCACCGGCATGCTGACGGCTGCGTCAGCTCCTTCACCAGTGACCGCCGGCCCACCCCGCGACTCGGTGGATCTCGCCGCCATCGCCGCGCTCATCGACCGCGTCCTCCCAGGCCGCGCACAGGACTTCACGCTCACGGTGATTCCCGACAGCGCCGGCCTCGACGTTTTCGAGGTGGATCAGGACGGCAGCCGCATCGTCCTCCGTGGCTCCTCGGGCGTGGCGCTCGCCTCGGCGCTCAACTGGTACCTTGAGGATGTCGCCGGTGTGAGCGTGTCACTCCCCCTGCAACCGGTCTACCTTCACACGCTGCCCGCCGTCTCGGCCAAGGCGCGGCACACCACTCGCTACCGCATCCGCTACTTCTTCAACTACTGCACCTTTTCCTACTCCATGGCGTGGTGGGACTGGGCCGACTGGCAGCGGATGATCGACTGGATGGCACTCAAGGGGGTCAACGCGCCCCTGGCAGTGACAGGGCAGGAGGCGGTGTGGCGGGAGGTGCTGCAGGAGTTTGGGTTCAGCCGTGAGCAGGTGGGGCAGTTTCTCGTGGGGCCCGCGTACCTCCCCTGGGGATGGATGGGGAACATCGACGGCCTGGGCGGGCCGCTGCCGGACTCCTGGATTGACAGTCACATCACCCTCGAGCGGCAGATCCTCGCGCGCGAACGCGCGCTGGGCATGACGCCGGTGCTCCAGGGGTTCACCGGACATGTGCCGGAGTCCATTACCCAGATTTATCCCGCCGCCACGATCCACCAGACCGGCGACTGGTCGGCGGGCTTCAGCGGCACCTGGTTCCTCGATCCGACCGACTCGCTTTTCCAGCGCTTCGGCCGGCGCTTCGTCGAGACGCAGACCGCGCTCTATGGGACCGATCACCTGTATGCCGCCGATCCCTTCAACGAAATCGATCCTCCGTCGGACGATTCGACCTTCCTGGCGGGGATGGGGAAGGCCATTTACGGCGCCATGCACGGAGCGGATCCCGAGGCGACGTGGGTCCTGCAGGGGTGGTTCCTCTACTACCAGGCGAAGTTCTGGCGCGCCCCACAGGCGCGCGCCATGTTGGGCGCGGTGCCGAACGACCGCATGGTGGTGCTGGATCTCTGGGGCGACCGCTACCCGGTCTGGAAGGCCCGCGAGGGGTTCTACGGCAAGCCGTGGGTCTGGAACGTCCTGTACAACTTCGGCGGCAAGGTCAGCATGAACGGCGACCTCCCGAAGATTGCCGCCAACCTCGACAGCGTTCTCCGCAGTCCGGACAAGGGGAACCTCGTCGGCCTCGGCATGACGATGGAGGGACTCGGCACCAACCCGATCGTGCCCGATTTCGTGATGGGCCAGACCTGGCTCGACAGCGTGCCGCCGGTGGAATCCTGGACCAAGGACTATATCGCGCGGCGCTATGGCGCCCCCGACCCTCATGCGTGGCACGCCTGGCAGCTGCTCCTTGCCACCGCGTATCGCTCAGGCGCGCAGACCGGCAACTTCCTCGCCGAGCGCCCGCAATTCTACGAGAAGGGCACCCGGTACCGGTCGGAGCCGGTGCCGCCCTATGACCCGCGGATCCTGGCCGCGGCGCTCGATTCGCTGCTCGCCGCCGCGCCGGCCCTCGGCGCCAACGACGCGTACCGCTACGACGTGGTGAACCTGGCCCGCCAGGTCCTGGGAGAACTGGGACTGCCGCTGATCAATGCGGTCCAGGCCGCCTACGACCGGAAGGACCAGGCCGCGCTGCATGCGGCGGAGCAGCGTGTCGTTGACCTGCTCCAGGACCTGAACACCCTCGCCGGCACCCGCCGCGAGTTCCTGCTGGGCGTCTGGCTGGCGGATGCGCGGCGGTGGGGAACGACCGCCGACGAGCGGCGGCTGTACGAGTATAACGCGCGGAACATCATCACCCTCTGGGGCAGCAAGTGCACCGAGGGCCAGAATGACGACCTGAACCTCTACGCGTTCAAGGAATGGGAGGGGATGTTTACGTCGTACTACCTGCCGCGCTGGGAGGCGTTCTTCAAGCTGCTCAACCACTCCGTCACCACCGGCGTACAGTTCGACCGCGCGCCGTTCGCGGCTGAGATGTGCGCGTGGGAGCAGCAGTGGTCACGGGAGACCGGTTCGTTCCCCACGGAGCCGCAGGGCGATGCGGTGGCAACCGCCCGGCGGCTCGCGGCGAAGTATCACGTGCAGTGAGACGGCAGGCCGGTCAGGCGAACCACCCCTCGACCTTCGATCGGGTCGGCACGCCGCCGGCATGCACCACCTGCCCGTCCAGCACGACCCCAGGAGTGGACATGATCCCGTAGGACATGATGTCCTTCATGTCCTCGACCTTGGTCAGGGTGAATTCGACCCCTTTCGCCCGGGCGACGGTCTCGATCAACCCCGCGGTCGACTTGCAATTGGAACAGCCCGAGCCGAGTACCTTGATGTCGATCATGGTGTCATGCCTTGGATCAGGTGAACAGAACGTTGAAGAGGAACCCGACGGCCAGGATACCCACCCCCACGACCCCCAGAAAAACCGCCAGCAGCTTTGGGGTCAGCACCTTCCGCAGGATGATCGTCTCGGGGAGGGAGAGGGCAATTACCGACATCATGAAGGCCAGCACCGTCCCCAGCGCCGCGCCCTTCCCAAGCAGCGCCTCGACGACCGGAATGATGCCGGCGGCGTTGGAGTACATCGGGATGCCCACCAGGACCGCGGCCGGTACGGACCACCAGGAATCCTTCCCCATGATGGTCGCCAGGAGTTCCGCCGGCGCGAAGCCGTGAATGAAGGCGCCGACGGCGATTCCAGCGATCATCCACATCCACACCCGCCCGACGATCTCCCGGACGGCGGTCACGCCCTCCTTCAACCGGTCGACGAAGGTCAGGGCGCCCGACGTTATGACGGCATCGGTCGCGCGTACCTCGCGGACCCATGATTCGAGCCAGCCCTCCAGGTGCAGTCGCCCGATGACCCAACCGGCGACGATGGCAACGCCAAGTCCGAAGCCGAGGTACGCGACCGCGACTTTCCACCCCAGCAGGGCAAACAGCAGCCCCAGCGCCACCTCGTTGATCATCGGGGCCGCAATCAGGAACGAGAACGTCACCCCGAGCGGGACACCCGCGGATACGAACCCGACGAAGAGCGGGACGGCAGAGCAGGAGCAGAACGGGGTGAAGATCCCGAGTCCCGCCGCCGCCACGTTGCCGGCACCCTCGCTCCTGCCGGAGAGCAGGGCGCGTGTCCGTTCGGGAGAGAAATAGCTGCGCACGACACCCATCACGAAGACCACGAGGGTCAGGAGCAACAGGACCTTCGGCGTGTCATACACGAAGAAGCGAACGGCTTCCTCGAGCCGCGTCCCCCGCTCCAAGCCGAGACTGGCGGAGATCCACTCCGACAGGGGCACCAGCTGGCTGTAAATCGCGAACCAGAGCACGATCGCGCCCAGCGTGAGGCTGAGCCATTTGACGGTGGATGGCGCCGGCTGCTGCCCGGGCGTGTGGAGGGCCGCACTCGTGGTCACGCGACCCGCCTTGGGGGGGCGGCGTCCAGGCTGGCCAGGACGGCCTCGACGATGCGGACTTGCGGTCGTGGCAGGGAAGGGTTCCGGCGATACCGCACCCATTGGGCGTCCCGGCGGTCGACCACGAGGCCGACCCGCTTCAGCTGCGCCATATGCCGTGACATGCGCGACTGGGACGCCCCGAGCCGTTCCATCAGCTCACAGACACAGTGCTCCTGACCGTCCCAGAGGAGGCGGAGGGCACCCAGCCGAGTGGGCTCGGCGATGGCGGTGAGGAGGGGCTTGAGTTCATCCATGTCCGAATATACACTCACGCGCATATGCCAGCAAGCGCATACTCAAACTTGAGCGCATGGCAGCGCCATCCTGCGGGGCCAACGCGCGCCGCTGGCGCATTACCTTGCGTACTGTTCGGAGGGCTGTTGACCGTTCGCAGGATGTGAGCGTGACACTGACAACGGGAGTACGCGATGGGGAAGAAACTGCTGATGATCGTGGGGGACTTCGTGGAGGACTACGAGGTGATGGTCCCCTTTCAGGCACTGCGTGCGGTCGGGCACCAGGTTGATGCCGTCTGTCCCAAGAAGGCGGCAGGAGATACCGTGCGCACCGCGATCCATGACTTCGAGGGCGATCAGACCTACTCAGAGAAGCCGGGTCACAATTTCGCGCTGAACGCCACCTTCGACGAGGTGCGTGAGCCGGACTACGACGCACTGGTGATTCCCGGGGGACGGGCACCGGAGTACCTCCGGCTGGACGGGCGCGTGATCGCCATTGTCCAGGCCTTCGCCAGGGCCGGGAAGCCGATCGCCGCCATCTGCCACGGTGCCCAGCTGCTGGCGGCGGCCAATGTCATCACCGGCAAGCGGATCAGCGCCTATCCTGCCTGTGCGCCGGAAGTGGAGCTCGCCGGGGCGACCTATGCCTCGATCAGCATTGATGACGCCGTGACGGATGGGAATTTCGTGACGGCGCCGGCCTGGCCGGCCCACCCGGCATGGATTGCGCAGTTCCTCACCGTGCTCGGGACGCGGATCGAACACACGGCGTGACGTGCGACGGCGCGCCCCGCCATCTGCGCTCGAGATTGGCAGAGACGGGGCGTGCCGGCACAACCACCAGGCGAATCCTGTTCCTCAGTGCCGCCGGTCGTGTCCCCGGTTATCCCACCCGCCTTCCACGTTGTCTATGGTCCAGATCTCTCCAGCGAGCGAGATGATGTACGCCGTGTTCCCGATGAATTCCATGGACGTCGGGATATTCAGCGCTTCCGCCACGGTCGACAGCGATCCGTCCCGGTTGACTCTCAGGAGCTTGCCGGTGTTCGGCAACGCCGGCGCGCCGGGGTCGCCGCCGCCGAACACACCCTGTGCCAGCCCGAACAGCGCCCCACCGCGCCCGCGTTTCACGTCGACGCACAGCCGGCAACCGACCGCCACCTCCCGGACGTCGCCCCCCCA
This genomic interval carries:
- a CDS encoding non-canonical purine NTP pyrophosphatase, yielding MKLLVATRSAGKQREVKRLLATSGLDLVFPEDLNLFEDPSEDLLEQADSFRANALAKAEHFAKRSQLPTVADDSGLEVFYLGGAPGTRSKRWAAATGTADEVDAANNAELMRRLAGAPELKRMARYRCALVLIRKPGAMPEIFEAECAGRILEAPAGTAGFGYDPYFFSTDLGKSFGEATDDEKDAVSHRGRAFRAMVAALKEDS
- the rph gene encoding ribonuclease PH, producing MPRPDGRKNDELRPLVLERGANPYAEGSCLVRAGGTLVHCTASVEQGVPSWRRGSGQGWVTAEYAMLPRATSERTSRERNGPGGRTQEIQRLIGRSLRAAMGTMAFGEYTIRIDCDVLQADGGTRTASITGACVALADATAWLSKTTGVPDPFGCLVAAVSVGVVEGEIRLDLAYLEDKDAGVDANFVMLEPDKFVEVQGTGEAGTFSRAELDGLLAYGEQGIARLFALQRKALGW
- a CDS encoding nuclear transport factor 2 family protein; the protein is MTRAVRGVVLAAVLGACAPADKPMEFPALQDFASRYTAAWGSQDAASVAAFYAKDGTLTINDGPPAVGRQAIMTAAQGFMSALPDMALFMDSIKIVGTGAEYFWTLTGTNTGPGGTGNAVWVSGYEEWTFTRDGLIAQSLGHFPASEYEKQLRGEAPDGGSGASATP
- a CDS encoding cation:proton antiporter, with translation MLPGIGTVAPALAALAAAGGEGGHDIAGFLLTLAAILVAAKLFGEIAERVGQPAVLGELLAGVLLGSSALGLIPASGPSAEIITILAELGVLVLLLEIGLETDLREMRKVGGSAISVAAVGVVLPFLAGYLFWSHVPHGMGDPTTLSTAAVFIGAALTATSVGITARVLSDLANLGSIEGRIIIGAAVIDDVLGLVILTVVSGIAAGGALSPFSVARILAVAIGFLVVAIAIGGWVAPRIFRSIANMKVSYAVPVIALALAFGLAAVADMAGSALIMGAFAAGIILARTEQYHAIEDRVRPVGALLTPIFFVSVGSSLDINLLNPLRPGGGFLLLVAVGLTVLAILGKVAAGYAAPWSKFRRLAVGVGMVPRGEVGLIFADVGRRSGLLTDDVFSVVLLMVMGTTFVAPPLLKILFRGQSADVGAEHVL
- a CDS encoding DUF4136 domain-containing protein, with translation MRRPSGLRLLLSLPLVAGCWYGFAGGGLPPDIKTVAIMPFDNLTTEPALTQQVNEAVKTAMEGRLGLRAAGENTADAIVRGSITRYEPDLPVAYTGTGATNSAGNQNVVVTQRALQMTVSIEIYDQKAAKSIWKRNGLIVEGNYAPGNEQEGRTRALDKLVTDIVDGAQSQW
- a CDS encoding serine hydrolase domain-containing protein translates to MSRRVVSLGLAVLLLHCSSASAGPDACPAADAAFDAILRDSSARNGVHGSQAAVLIPGRHAWHGVYGRNGVQDPMRSDLMIGTGSISKMYTVVAALRLVDQGVIALDDTLGRWFPNASNVNPSIPLRLVMQQTSGLADYSAAPNYSATILADPDRYWQPDELLAFIGPPLFAPGTGWNASNTNRLLLGIIVARESGVSVGTFMQRELWPGHTQSWVAGDGPAPGPLATQWASNAAGVLYDFSALYFGPALFSSRIEVQASAGDIADFAQRTFAGTLLAPGTRAEMLRIVPDDGGIAGQTRQGTRHPAV
- a CDS encoding glycoside hydrolase family 27 protein, translated to MRRLGALALLIIIAVTTVAATHASRVLDNGLARTPPMGWNSWNKFGCNVSDSLIRGVADAMSSNGMREAGYQYVTIDDCWQVARAADGTILADSVRFPHGMKSLADYVHAKGLKFGIYTDAGRQTCEGRPGSYGYEAIDAKTYASWGVDYVKVDWCNSEGLDAPTQYAIFGRALAASGRKIVYSICEWGSNRPWEWAPPIGNLWRTTGDISDRWGSVLSIVDLSSQYWHVARPGAWNDPDMLEVGNGGMTTTEYRAHFSLWAMMAAPLIAGNDVRTMSDSTREAAATRDILLNREVIAVDQDPLGVQGTIVQAWPSELQVWVKPLADGSRAVLLFNRASVPSAITAYWSRVGIKTKAARVRDLWAHTDSASVESRYTATVPSHGVVMLRVWPVGE
- a CDS encoding adenylyltransferase/cytidyltransferase family protein gives rise to the protein MGNVVFTNGVFDILHPGHLALLERARTEGGALVVGVNSDASVRRLGKSPDRPLVPEEARARLLAGFAAVDCVVLFDEDTPLELIRALEPDVLVKGADYTREQIVGADLVEARGGRVVRVELVPGQSTTRLVERLRASP